A region from the Sphingopyxis lindanitolerans genome encodes:
- a CDS encoding GNAT family N-acetyltransferase has translation MLNGPLLVTGRLILRPPATEDFDAFAAMCAEEDTMRFIGGTCPRSAAWRQWCTLAGAWHIRGFSMFSVIERDTGEWVGRLGPWEPDGWPAPEVGYGVRAKFAGKGYAFEGAVAACDFAVEFLKWPELMHSIDPANSRSQALAQRLGATNSGPTRLPAPFQDAPVDAWTQSADAWRVKRKEFQP, from the coding sequence ATGCTCAATGGCCCCCTGCTCGTGACCGGGCGGCTGATCCTGCGTCCGCCCGCGACCGAGGATTTCGACGCCTTTGCCGCGATGTGCGCCGAAGAGGACACGATGCGCTTCATCGGCGGCACCTGCCCGCGGTCGGCGGCGTGGCGGCAATGGTGTACGCTCGCTGGAGCGTGGCACATCCGCGGCTTTTCGATGTTCTCGGTGATCGAGCGCGACACCGGCGAATGGGTCGGCCGCCTCGGCCCGTGGGAACCCGACGGCTGGCCCGCGCCCGAGGTCGGCTATGGCGTGCGCGCCAAATTCGCCGGCAAGGGTTACGCCTTCGAGGGCGCGGTCGCGGCGTGCGATTTCGCGGTCGAATTCCTGAAATGGCCCGAGCTGATGCACAGCATCGACCCCGCCAATAGCCGCTCGCAGGCGCTCGCCCAGCGGCTCGGCGCGACGAACAGCGGGCCGACCCGCCTCCCCGCGCCTTTTCAGGACGCACCGGTCGACGCCTGGACGCAAAGCGCCGATGCCTGGCGCGTGAAACGCAAGGAGTTTCAGCCGTGA